The proteins below are encoded in one region of Labeo rohita strain BAU-BD-2019 chromosome 15, IGBB_LRoh.1.0, whole genome shotgun sequence:
- the numa1 gene encoding nuclear mitotic apparatus protein 1 isoform X1 codes for MKFNMNKAGPLLAWMNTMFPEKHVWEFVPMRDGLRLLKICFKLRGMENFEDFKTLSLYKKVEVIFSFLHDDFHLTKRQSSLILQKINGGIDLELQVAKVALLLCYCTFKKGIMPPMDSNTEEEITSMFRFVKDDTDSLSLDEGLEQFLDQDSFMNSTYSSSMSIGSSPLYTDDESPIVGRFQRPPRVQFQELCTVASSSDSSPIQDLMSTPHFQLKKLRKELAHEGDVRDELEKELANQINIISEKEGLISQLQHRVERMLREHGELEKDHKAALLELQEKNESLLHRVHEVLKQCQDLKTDNSQKERKIDELTEENGTLTAQVRNAFAQLARAEEEVAKLTLAHESAQAEWKNRKEFLEKELNEAVTHRDCLSEQVQILQGKISVLEDELKKAQSQEKGEVLGPIMEWEKLKQELADLTRQLAQLQDTISRLEKEKAELEALLAEERCSFEKETKRLQMVVFDLEQSINNIRLERETLQEALQTQKEMLTAQISALESDVSRLQQVEVQLSAEIKISADLRQQREKLEGKVASLDKMVHALHAEIQGLEVERASQQDALNALIVDLQSARATIQEYENKLEEHQNVVQENESLKKEACTLQQEINEHLQTNGDLQEQINILRQEKTEEENKVNQALTKIQSLQTQILDLSKQISLKDEEIRNLRNKYDAVDHELKLVKEQNIEINEMIKSNRKEHEDTVKKLQQELDTASSIASEKQEEMLVLSAEVTSLKEQICRYSENEVQKQQELSVLEAQHNVLKENMTSIQSQLAEVTTTASQKESELHLLQQELCQQETLREEAQELEKARREELEITVIELQKTILEVTSLVSEREACMNSLQDEIKDQQLRAKQCEDDLRSELKEKVGNLQELLDAANRDAADKEHILQSLNEKLKQVELLCQQKEKDVGEMHQTKEDLEKRITEQKQQLDECQQNLEILRKERDHLSAQVSSLQDEISRSQQEVSVLQADNSVLKENLGALQNQLAEVTTTASQKESELLLLQQELSHQETLRVKALELETIKREEFEKKVSELQAKILEVSTLASQREAQVISLQNEMKDQQLRAKQSEDDLRRELEEKVGTLQGELDTVSRCAVDKDELLGSLDQKLKEMEGLFLQKEKDILETHQAKEELEKRIVELHVETQQLSECQQNLEILRKERDHLSAEVTSLKAEIHSYQDTEVQKQQEISVLEVERNMLKENMTDLEKKLVEETTASLQKQSELVLLQDKLHQQESLRERAQELETSKREELERTVSELQAQILEVSTLASEREACVNSLQDQLTDQLKSKQSEDDLRRVLEEKVETLQGQLETVSRDVSDKDQLLETMDQKLRQMDLLCQEKEKDVLDMHQVKEDLEKKIGELIVEKQQLVEYQQNLETVKKERDILSTEVTSLKDEVQKFQENEVQKQQEISILEVEQNTLKENLAALKTQVAELTTTASQKESELLLLQKEVCEQNNIKEKAQKLEKDISELQVKIHEVSTLASEREAQIVSLKDEINDQQLRTKQSEDELRRVLEEKIETLQRQLETTTCDITGKDHLLQSLDQKLKQVELLCQQKEKDVLEIQHSKEDLEKRISELFVEKQQKQEEYQQNLETVRKEREVLSTEVVSLKHEIRSHQENEVRKQQEIYALEVEHNTLKENLAVLKTQMVELTTTASQKESEVQLLQKEVCEQENFKEKSQELEMQISELQAKILEVSTLASEREAQLSSLKNEINDQQLRAKQSEDDLCRVLEEKIETLKGQFETATRDVSDKDQVLQTLDLKLRKMELLCKQKEKDVLEIQHSKEALEKRIGELHADRRQLDGDLEMLRQEKDHLSSLNQSLRKKCGASQKIQAELELKVEEQSSSVLALKKASQKWEEQNQELLEQLKAKTEAVEHYKAQVDKAKNHYNGKKQLLVEAQELNQILEHSLEASKREVKALETELTLARMELDQASTKEKNLAAKVKSLEAQVDFADRQLREQRKMTDDKENMRHRESQYIRVPEKQQDTSTDSLEFELNDSLNTISRSAVPGESSTPLVRSSERLAAKRRALGAESLETLYFTPLSQQGNKRKGDYNDAFEHTLESSITSIGDLVVDSAKKLTASARRRRTTQVINITMAKKTSGSAEGDESFYSLHSARSQPNLAVQRSRPFSMDLSEESATATLSKADTLQSLPGYRRSTAHNVAPPRATSAFCIGAENEPEHAADDWMRIAELQARNKACLPHLKSSYPLESRPSLGPSFTVTDEDLRMGDPDETIRRASMMPGQILESLNSRRFSLAPSSSQSSANSQPQRATMLPGQIRSSTAAHRATQVAKTSSNMRASENKRSPLAPKRPGSQLQVPDTPEAKKLASCFPRPMTPKARFGNSQNRPPNSPAERRQSVMFTVENTPKNSGRGDSRLQRGLNKLRNSARKSPAVASRALRTAVAGKSPLDSTRRRSPRNKSPKSSNAKKMKIRIKV; via the exons ATGAAGTTTAATATGAACAAGGCGGGACCGCTTTTGGCATGG ATGAATACCATGTTTCCAGAGAAGCATGTCTGGGAGTTCGTTCCTATGAGAGATGGGTTACGACTCCTGAAGATCTGCTTCAAACT AAGGGGGATGGAGAACTTTGAGGATTTTAAGACTTTATCCCTCTATAAGAAAGTGGAAGTCATCTTCAGCTTTTTGCATG ATGACTTTCACCTCACCAAAAGACAAAGTTCCCTCATCTTACAGAAGATCAATGGAGGAATTGATCTGGAGCTTCAAGTGGCTAAG GTGGCGCTTCTGCTTTGttactgcacttttaaaaagGGCATAATGCCACCTATGGATTCAAATACAGAG GAGGAAATTACATCCATGTTTCGTTTTGTGAAAGATGACACTGACAGCCTGTCTTTAGACGAAGGCCTAGAGCAGTTTCTAGACCAAGACT CTTTTATGAACTCCACATACTCCAGCAGTATGAGCATCGGCAGCTCGCCGTTATATACAGATGACGAATCTCCGATTGTCGGCCGGTTCCAAAGGCCTCCAAGAGTTCAGTTTCAAGAGCTTTGTACAGTTGCTTCCAGCTCAGACAG CTCTCCAATTCAGGATTTAATGAGCACACCACATTTCCAGCTGAAGAAACTCCGGAAAGAATTGGCGCATGAGGGTGATGTGAGAGACGAGCTGGAGAAAGAACTGGCCAATCAGATCAACATCATCTCAGAGAAAG AGGGTCTGATTTCCCAGTTACAACATAGGGTGGAGCGAATGCTGCGGGAACACGGAGAGCTGGAGAAGGACCATAAAGCTGCACTACTGGAGCTCCAGGAGAAGAACGAGAG TCTTCTCCACAGAGTGCATGAGGTTCTAAAGCAATGTCAAGACTTGAAAACAGACAACTctcaaaaagagagaaagatcgATGAACTGACAGAGGAGAATGGAACACTTACCGCACAG GTGAGAAACGCTTTCGCTCAGTTGGCGAGAGCTGAGGAGGAAGTTGCCAAACTCACGCTGGCTCACGAATCAGCACAGGCTGAgtggaaaaacagaaaagagttTCTTGAGAAGGAGTTAAATGAGGCTGTCACACACAGG GATTGTCTGAGTGAGCAAGTTCAAATCCTTCAGGGAAAGATTTCTGTTCTGGAGGATGAACTCAAGAAAGCTCAGTCTCAGGAGAAAGGAGAAGTTTTGGGACCCATCATGGAG tgggaGAAGCTTAAACAGGAGTTGGCAGATCTGACTCGTCAACTTGCTCAGCTTCAGGACACTATTTCTCGTCTTGAGAAGGAAAAGGCAGAACTTGAGGCTCTGCTGGCTGAGGAGAGATGCTCTTTTGAAAAAGAGACGAAAAGACTCCAAATGGTGGTGTTCGATCTGGAGCAGTCCATCAATAACATCCGCTTAGAGAGAGAAACACTGCAGGAGGCTTTACAGACACAGAAGGAAATGCTTACTGCACAGATATCAGCTCTGGAAAGTGATGTTTCTCGCCTGCAACAGGTGGAAGTGCAGTTGTCGGCAGAGATTAAAATCTCTGCTGACCTTCGTCAACAGAGAGAGAAGCTAGAGGGGAAGGTAGCCTCTTTAGACAAGATGGTTCATGCTCTGCATGCTGAGATCCAGGGCTTGGAAGTGGAGAGAGCATCACAGCAGGACGCCCTGAATGCCCTTATCGTTGATTTGCAAAGTGCCAGAGCCACCATTCAGGAGTATGAGAATAAACTGGAAGAGCATCAGAATGTGGTGCAAGAAAATGAATCCCTGAAAAAGGAAGCATGCACATTGCAGCAGGAGATTAATGAGCATCTACAAACCAATGGAGACCTTCAGGAGCAAATAAATATTCTCAGACAGGAGAAAACCGAGGAGGAGAACAAGGTTAATCAGGCTTTGACCAAAATTCAGAGCCTCCAAACACAAATTCTGGATCTGTCCAAACAGATTTCCCTAAAAGATGAAGAAATCAGAAATCTGAGGAACAAGTATGACGCTGTAGACCACGAGCTGAAGCTTGTGAAGGaacaaaatattgaaataaatgaaatgatcaAATCAAATCGCAAAGAGCACGaggacactgttaaaaaactCCAGCAAGAGCTTGACACTGCTTCTTCGATTGCTTcagaaaaacaagaagaaatgCTGGTTCTGTCAGCAGAGGTAACATCACTTAAAGAGCAGATCTGCCGTTACAGTGAAAACGAAGTGCAGAAACAACAAGAATTGTCTGTTTTAGAGGCACAACACAATGTGTTGAAGGAAAACATGACTTCTATTCAGAGCCAGCTGGCTGAGGTGACAACTACTGCTTCACAGAAGGAATCTGAGCTCCACTTGCTTCAGCAGGAGCTTTGCCAACAAGAAACCCTGAGAGAAGAAGCTCAGGAGCTTGAAAAAGCCAGACGTGAGGAGCTTGAGATAACTGTGATTGAACTTCAGAAAACAATCCTAGAGGTCACCTCTCTTGTCTCAGAGAGAGAAGCTTGCATGAATTCTCTTCAAGATGAGATAAAGGATCAGCAATTGAGGGCCAAACAGTGTGAAGATGATCTACGCAGTGAGCTAAAGGAGAAGGTTGGAAATCTACAGGAACTGCTAGACGCTGCCAATCGTGATGCTGCAGACAAAGAACATATTCTACAGTCTTTGAATGAGAAGCTGAAGCAGGTGGAATTGCTGTGccaacaaaaagagaaagatgTTGGAGAGATGCATCAAACAAAGGAAGATCTGGAAAAGAGAATTACTGAGCAGAAACAACAACTGGATGAGTGCCAGCAGAATTTAGAAATcctaagaaaagaaagagaccATCTCTCTGCTCAAGTATCATCTCTCCAAGATGAAATCAGCCGATCCCAACAAGAAGTGTCTGTGTTACAGGCTGACAACAGTGTTTTGAAGGAAAACTTGGGTGCTCTTCAGAACCAGTTGGCTGAGGTGACAACAACAGCTTCCCAAAAGGAATCTGAGCTCCTCTTGCTTCAGCAGGAGCTTTCCCATCAAGAGACTCTGAGAGTAAAAGCTCTGGAGCTTGAGACAATCAAACGTGAAGAGTTTGAGAAAAAGGTGAGTGAGCTTCAGGCCAAAATTCTAGAGGTTTCCACTCTCGCATCTCAGAGAGAAGCTCAAGTAATTTCCcttcaaaatgaaatgaaagatcAACAGTTGCGTGCCAagcagtctgaagatgatctccGCAGAGAGCTGGAAGAGAAGGTTGGTACCTTACAAGGAGAACTAGATACAGTCAGTCGTTGTGCTGTGGATAAAGATGAACTCCTGGGATCTTTGGATCAAAAGCTCAAAGAGATGGAAGGGCTTTTCCTTCAAAAAGAGAAAGATATCCTTGAAACGCATCAGGCAAAGGAGGAACTAGAGAAGAGGATTGTTGAGCTTCATGTTGAGACACAACAGCTTTCTGAGTGCCAGCAGAATTTGGAAATATTGAGGAAGGAAAGAGACCACTTGTCAGCTGAAGTAACATCTCTTAAAGCAGAAATTCATAGCTACCAGGACACTGAAGTGCAGAAGCAACAGGAAATATCTGTTTTAGAGGTTGAACGCAACATGTTAAAGGAGAACATGACTGACCTTGAGAAGAAACTGGTGGAGGAAACAACTGCATCTTTACAGAAACAATCTGAACTTGTCTTGCTTCAAGACAAGCTTCACCAACAAGAGAGCCTTAGAGAAAGGGCTCAGGAGCTTGAGACTTCCAAGCGTGAGGAACTTGAGAGAACGGTTAGTGAACTTCAAGCTCAAATCCTAGAGGTCTCCACACTAGCCTCTGAGAGGGAGGCTTGTGTTAATTCTCTTCAAGATCAGTTGACAGATCAGTTGAAGTCCaaacagtctgaagatgatctccGCAGAGTGCTGGAAGAGAAGGTTGAAACCCTTCAGGGACAATTGGAAACTGTGAGTAGAGACGTCTCAGACAAAGACCAGCTTCTGGAGACTATGGATCAGAAGCTGAGGCAGATGGATCTGCTGTGCCAGGAAAAGGAGAAAGATGTTCTTGATATGCATCAGGTAAAGGAGGACTTGGAGAAGAAGATTGGTGAACTTATTGTTGAGAAACAACAGCTGGTGGAGTACCAGCAGAATCTGGAAACAGTGAAAAAGGAAAGAGACATCCTGTCAACTGAAGTGACCTCTCTCAAAGATGAAGTCCAAAAATTCCAGGAAAATGAAGTGCAGAAGCAACaagagatttctattttagaggttgaacaaaacacattaaaagaaAACTTGGCTGCTCTTAAGACGCAAGTGGCGGAGTTGACAACTACAGCCTCTCAGAAGGAATCTGAACTTCTGTTGCTTCAAAAGGAGGTTTGCgaacaaaacaacattaaagaaAAAGCTCAGAAGCTTGAGAAAGATATAAGTGAACTTCAGGTTAAAATCCATGAGGTCTCCACTCTTGCTTCTGAGAGGGAAGCTCAAATAGTTTCTCTTAAAGATGAAATAAATGATCAGCAGTTAAGGACCAAacagtctgaagatgaactCCGCAGAGTGCTGGAAGAGAAGATTGAAACACTACAGAGACAACTAGAAACTACCACTTGTGACATCACAGGCAAAGACCATCTTTTGCAATCCTTGGATCAGAAGCTGAAGCAGGTGGAACTGCTTTGCCAACAAAAGGAGAAAGATGTCCTTGAGATCCAACACTCAAAGGAAGATCTGGAGAAGAGGATTAGTGAGCTTTTTGTtgagaaacaacaaaaacaggaGGAGTACCAGCAGAATTTGGAAACGGTGAGAAAGGAAAGAGAGGTTCTGTCAACTGAAGTAGTCTCTCTCAAACATGAAATCCGAAGTCACCAGGAAAATGAAGTGCGGAAGCAACAGGAGATTTATGCTTTAGAGGTCGAACACAACACACTAAAGGAGAACTTGGCTGTTCTTAAGACACAAATGGTGGAGTTGACAACTACAGCTTCTCAGAAGGAATCTGAGGTTCAGTTGCTTCAAAAGGAGGTTTGCGAACAAGAAAACTTTAAGGAAAAGTCTCAGGAACTTGAGATGCAAATAAGTGAACTTCAGGCTAAAATACTAGAGGTTTCCACTCTTGCCTCAGAGAGGGAAGCTCAATTAAGTtctcttaaaaatgaaataaatgatcaGCAGTTAAGGGCCaaacagtctgaagatgatctctGCAGAGTGCTGGAAGAGAAGATTGAAACCCTTAAGGGACAGTTTGAAACTGCCACTCGTGACGTCTCTGACAAAGACCAAGTTCTGCAGACTTTGGATTTGAAGCTGAGGAAGATGGAATTGCTGTGCAAACAAAAGGAGAAAGATGTCCTTGAGATCCAACACTCAAAGGAAGCTCTGGAGAAGAGGATTGGTGAGCTTCATGCTGACAGACGTCAACTGGATGGGGATTTGGAGATGCTGAGGCAAGAAAAGGACCACTTGAGTTCTCTCAACCAATCTCTGCGGAAGAAGTGTGGTGCCTCCCAGAAGATTCAAGCTGAGCTGGAGTTGAAGGTAGAAGAGCAAAGCAGTTCCGTCCTTGCTCTTAAAAAGGCTTCCCAAAAGTGGGAGGAGCAGAATCAGGAACTCCTGGAGCAGCTGAAGGCTAAGACAGAAGCAGTAGAGCACTACAAAGCACAG GTGGATAAGGCCAAGAATCACTACAATGGTAAAAAGCAGCTGCTGGTGGAGGCTCAGGAGCTGAACCAAATTCTCGAGCACTCATTGGAGGCCAGCAAGAGGGAAGTCAAAGCTCTGGAGACAGAACTGACTTTGGCTCGCATGGAACTAGACCAGGCGAGCACCAAGGAGAAGAACCTTGCGGCCAAAGTGAAAAGCTTAGAGGCACAA GTGGACTTTGCTGACAGGCAACTGCGAGAGCAGAGGAAGATGACTGATGACAAAGAGAACATGAGACACAGAGAAAGTCAGTACATCAGAGTCCCAGAGAAACAGCAGGACACCAGTACAGATAGCTTGGAGTTTGAGCTGAACGATTCGCTCAACACTATCAG TCGTTCAGCAGTACCGGGTGAATCCAGCACTCCACTGGTTCGTAGCTCTGAGCGTTTGGCTGCTAAACGTCGTGCCTTGGGGGCAGAGTCTCTGGAAACTCTCTACTTTACTCCTCTGAGTCAACAAGGCAACAAGCGTAAAGGGGACTACAATGATGCCTTTGAACACACACTAGAGTCCAGCATCACTTCCATTGGTGATCTTGTGGTTGACTCTGCAAAGAAGCTGACCGCTTCGGCTCGCAGGCGCCGTACTACACAAGTAATCAACATCACCATGGCTAAG AAGACATCAGGAAGTGCTGAAGGCGACGAGTCGTTTTATAGTCTGCACTCTGCCCGATCACAGCCCAACTTGGCAGTTCAGCGTTCACGGCCGTTCTCCATGGACCTCTCGGAGGAAAGTGCTACCGCAACTTTATCAAAAGCAGACACCCTGCAAAGTCTGCCTGGATATCGTAGAAGCACTGCGCACAACGTTGCCCCACCAAGAG CCACCAGTGCATTCTGTATTGGAGCAGAGAATGAACCCGAGCATGCTGCTGACGACTGGATGCGTATCGCAGAGCTGCAGGCACGAAACAAAGCCTGTCTGCCTCACCTGAAGAGCAGCTACCCGCTGGAGTCCAGG CCCAGTCTGGGACCCTCATTCACCGTAACGGACGAGGACCTGCGTATGGGTGACCCGGATGAGACGATCCGACGTGCATCCATGATGCCAGGTCAGATCCTGGAGTCCCTGAACTCTCGCCGCTTCTCCCTTGCGCCGAGTTCGAGCCAGAGCTCTGCGAACTCCCAGCCCCAGCGCGCCACTATGTTGCCGGGTCAGATCCGTTCCAGCACTGCTGCTCACCGGGCCACTCAGGTTGCAAAAACAAGCTCAAACATGCGTGCTTCAGAAAATAAACGCAGCCCGCTGGCTCCCAAACGCCCTGGATCCCAACTGCAAGTGCCAGACACACCTGAG GCGAAGAAGCTGGCAAGTTGCTTCCCACGACCCATGACACCTAAAGCCAGGTTCGGCAACAGTCAAAACAGACCTCCAAACTCGCCG GCCGAGCGGAGACAATCTGTGATGTTCACTGTTGAAAATACACCAAAGAACAGCGGTCGTGGTGACAGCAGGTTGCAGCGTGGCCTCAACAAGCTGCGTAACAGCGCTCGCAAATCTCCCGCCGTGGCCAGTCGTGCCCTGCGTACGGCGGTGGCCGGCAAGTCTCCTCTGGACTCCACTCGGAGAAGGTCTCCCCGAAACAAGTCGCCCAAATCCTCCAATGCCAAAAAG ATGAAGATCAGGATTAAGGTTTAA